A window from Drosophila kikkawai strain 14028-0561.14 chromosome 2L, DkikHiC1v2, whole genome shotgun sequence encodes these proteins:
- the LOC108074334 gene encoding uncharacterized protein isoform X5 — MNNFTTTTAAAPPPATKESLPRSGHVNEVCKEWLVREDGALAYKLQSQEINDFYKGNRYRNAVVREDFPTALHEQIKEKEQAQRRVDAYRRRLTEQEEHDKRVAKEIADKLERDLQEQQQKELQQSELIAKQMQEIYVNLPPVPPPATRDKSRPPPRPAKASIHQQQQPQQQHPEPSTSQQARYNHHHSHSQHFSQTDNYVGLSLIPNIVDLPATAATPTTSTSTPSPSRNAQAHHSLLAQQQPLHPSSSPARRPAGTHSTTPSSASTPNTTPQHSHTQQKQHSSAAGIDEKLSPEKYDQLVGNFGLVSGPGPGSGSAKEVERHMQEHADDIELYVDPCDYASLREIGLPLEEIQEMSKKLKQEQKDALLARRLQAIESKDCVRQEHRDRMLAIEAQDKELAKMLQDREKAKAKRAKEKARLRKSQQKEAAAAANGSLLCGTNSHCGPLMALPQDCLSNHTQAADIDVEAYSNPIDVLNNSREQRPHNGPLTNGSLTRDGGSNHSSMQRQQQQQRSLNMAPGRGEDDIYTLPVDSCRPGQRPVSLHMAAEAVQQLQAHNSMTRSEHYGSEAGSHDSSHHSGQDISPHMKYSKSGGNFGIYIKVPAPRRLTCQFRVRDDQIQVKIVRRSPRTTSARISEGSA; from the exons ATGAATAATTTCACAACCACAACTGCAGCCGCTCCTCCGCCAGCCACAAAGGAATCGCTGCCCCGATCAGGACATGTTAATGAGG TGTGCAAGGAGTGGCTCGTGCGTGAGGATGGCGCCTTGGCTTACAAGCTGCAGTCCCAGGAGA TTAACGACTTTTACAAGGGAAATCGCTACAGAAATGCAGTGGTTCGGGAGGATTTCCCCACCGCCTTGCACGAGCAGatcaaggagaaggagcaggcCCAGAGGCGTGTGGATGCCTACAGGAGACGCCTAACAGAGCA GGAGGAACATGACAAGCGAGTGGCCAAAGAAATCGCTGACAAGCTGGAGCGCGAtctgcaggagcagcagcagaaggagctgcagcagaGCGAGCTGATAGCCAAGCAAATGCAG GAAATCTATGTAAATTTGCCACCTGTACCGCCGCCAGCCACACGCGACAAGAGCCGTCCTCCGCCCCGCCCTGCCAAAGCAAGTattcaccagcagcagcagccgcagcagcagcatccagaGCCTAGCACCTCGCAGCAGGCCAGATACAACCACCACCACAGTCACAGTCAACACTTCTCACAAACAGACAACTATGTAGGATTATCGCTAATACCAAATATCGTAGACCTGCcagcgacagcagcaacaccgACCACAAGCACCAGCACTCCCAGTCCCAGTAGAAATGCACAGGCCCACCATTCCCTGTTG gcacagcagcagccgctaCATCCATCATCATCGCCGGCACGTCGACCTGCTGGAACACACTCCACAACTCCATCATCAGCTAGCACACCTAACACCACCCCACAGCACAGCCACACACAGCAGAAACAACACAGCTCGGCGGCTGGCATCGACGAG AAACTTTCGCCGGAGAAGTACGACCAGCTGGTGGGGAATTTCGGATTGGTTTCGGGACCGGGACCGGGATCGGGATCAGCCAAGGAGGTGGAGCGGCACATGCAGGAGCACGCCGACGATATTGAGCTCTACGTGGATCCCTGCGACTATGCCAGCCTGAGGGAGATCGGACTGCCGCTGGAGGAGATCCAGGAGATGAGCAAGAAGCTCAAGCAGGAGCAGAAAGATGCG TTGCTGGCTCGGAGACTGCAGGCTATCGAGTCCAAGGACTGTGTGCGCCAAGAGCACAGGGATCGCATGCTGGCCATAGAGGCCCAGGACAAGGAACTGGCAAAAATGCTACAGGACAGG GAGAAAGCCAAGGCCAAGAGGGCCAAGGAGAAAGCTCGTCTGCGAAAATCGCAGCAGAAGgaggccgccgccgccgccaatgGCAGCCTGCTCTGTGGGACCAACTCCCACTGTGGTCCACTGATGGCCCTGCCCCAGGACTGCCTCTCCAATCACACGCAGGCCGCAGACATTGACGTGGAGGCCTACTCGAATCCCATCGATGTGCTCAACAACAGTCGCGAACAGAGGCCGCACAACGGACCTCTGACGAATGGAAGCCTTACCCGGGATGGGGGATCCAATCACAGCTCCATGCagagacagcagcagcagcagaggagCCTGAACATGGCCCCCGGGCGGGGGGAGGATGACATCTACACACTGCCAGTGGACAGTTGCAGGCCGGGACAGAGGCCCGTGTCGTTGCATATGGCCGCGGAGGCGGTGCAGCAGCTGCAAGCCCACAATTCCATGACGAG ATCGGAGCACTATGGCTCCGAGGCCGGCTCCCATGACAGCTCTCATCACAGTGGGCAGGACATATCGCCGCACATGAAGTACTCCAAGTCCGGCGGCAATTttggtatatat ATCAAAGTGCCAGCCCCACGCCGCCTTACATGCCAATTCAGGGTACGCGACGATCAAATTCAAGTGAAGATCGTAAGAAGAAGTCCAAGGACAACAAGTGCACGCATCAGTGAGGGATCAGCATAG
- the LOC108074334 gene encoding uncharacterized protein isoform X6: protein MNNFTTTTAAAPPPATKESLPRSGHVNEVCKEWLVREDGALAYKLQSQEINDFYKGNRYRNAVVREDFPTALHEQIKEKEQAQRRVDAYRRRLTEQEEHDKRVAKEIADKLERDLQEQQQKELQQSELIAKQMQEIYVNLPPVPPPATRDKSRPPPRPAKASIHQQQQPQQQHPEPSTSQQARYNHHHSHSQHFSQTDNYVGLSLIPNIVDLPATAATPTTSTSTPSPSRNAQAHHSLLKLSPEKYDQLVGNFGLVSGPGPGSGSAKEVERHMQEHADDIELYVDPCDYASLREIGLPLEEIQEMSKKLKQEQKDALLARRLQAIESKDCVRQEHRDRMLAIEAQDKELAKMLQDREKAKAKRAKEKARLRKSQQKEAAAAANGSLLCGTNSHCGPLMALPQDCLSNHTQAADIDVEAYSNPIDVLNNSREQRPHNGPLTNGSLTRDGGSNHSSMQRQQQQQRSLNMAPGRGEDDIYTLPVDSCRPGQRPVSLHMAAEAVQQLQAHNSMTRSEHYGSEAGSHDSSHHSGQDISPHMKYSKSGGNFGIYIKVPAPRRLTCQFRVRDDQIQVKIVRRSPRTTSARISEGSA, encoded by the exons ATGAATAATTTCACAACCACAACTGCAGCCGCTCCTCCGCCAGCCACAAAGGAATCGCTGCCCCGATCAGGACATGTTAATGAGG TGTGCAAGGAGTGGCTCGTGCGTGAGGATGGCGCCTTGGCTTACAAGCTGCAGTCCCAGGAGA TTAACGACTTTTACAAGGGAAATCGCTACAGAAATGCAGTGGTTCGGGAGGATTTCCCCACCGCCTTGCACGAGCAGatcaaggagaaggagcaggcCCAGAGGCGTGTGGATGCCTACAGGAGACGCCTAACAGAGCA GGAGGAACATGACAAGCGAGTGGCCAAAGAAATCGCTGACAAGCTGGAGCGCGAtctgcaggagcagcagcagaaggagctgcagcagaGCGAGCTGATAGCCAAGCAAATGCAG GAAATCTATGTAAATTTGCCACCTGTACCGCCGCCAGCCACACGCGACAAGAGCCGTCCTCCGCCCCGCCCTGCCAAAGCAAGTattcaccagcagcagcagccgcagcagcagcatccagaGCCTAGCACCTCGCAGCAGGCCAGATACAACCACCACCACAGTCACAGTCAACACTTCTCACAAACAGACAACTATGTAGGATTATCGCTAATACCAAATATCGTAGACCTGCcagcgacagcagcaacaccgACCACAAGCACCAGCACTCCCAGTCCCAGTAGAAATGCACAGGCCCACCATTCCCTGTTG AAACTTTCGCCGGAGAAGTACGACCAGCTGGTGGGGAATTTCGGATTGGTTTCGGGACCGGGACCGGGATCGGGATCAGCCAAGGAGGTGGAGCGGCACATGCAGGAGCACGCCGACGATATTGAGCTCTACGTGGATCCCTGCGACTATGCCAGCCTGAGGGAGATCGGACTGCCGCTGGAGGAGATCCAGGAGATGAGCAAGAAGCTCAAGCAGGAGCAGAAAGATGCG TTGCTGGCTCGGAGACTGCAGGCTATCGAGTCCAAGGACTGTGTGCGCCAAGAGCACAGGGATCGCATGCTGGCCATAGAGGCCCAGGACAAGGAACTGGCAAAAATGCTACAGGACAGG GAGAAAGCCAAGGCCAAGAGGGCCAAGGAGAAAGCTCGTCTGCGAAAATCGCAGCAGAAGgaggccgccgccgccgccaatgGCAGCCTGCTCTGTGGGACCAACTCCCACTGTGGTCCACTGATGGCCCTGCCCCAGGACTGCCTCTCCAATCACACGCAGGCCGCAGACATTGACGTGGAGGCCTACTCGAATCCCATCGATGTGCTCAACAACAGTCGCGAACAGAGGCCGCACAACGGACCTCTGACGAATGGAAGCCTTACCCGGGATGGGGGATCCAATCACAGCTCCATGCagagacagcagcagcagcagaggagCCTGAACATGGCCCCCGGGCGGGGGGAGGATGACATCTACACACTGCCAGTGGACAGTTGCAGGCCGGGACAGAGGCCCGTGTCGTTGCATATGGCCGCGGAGGCGGTGCAGCAGCTGCAAGCCCACAATTCCATGACGAG ATCGGAGCACTATGGCTCCGAGGCCGGCTCCCATGACAGCTCTCATCACAGTGGGCAGGACATATCGCCGCACATGAAGTACTCCAAGTCCGGCGGCAATTttggtatatat ATCAAAGTGCCAGCCCCACGCCGCCTTACATGCCAATTCAGGGTACGCGACGATCAAATTCAAGTGAAGATCGTAAGAAGAAGTCCAAGGACAACAAGTGCACGCATCAGTGAGGGATCAGCATAG
- the LOC108074334 gene encoding calponin homology domain-containing protein DDB_G0272472 isoform X7, with the protein MNNFTTTTAAAPPPATKESLPRSGHVNEVCKEWLVREDGALAYKLQSQEINDFYKGNRYRNAVVREDFPTALHEQIKEKEQAQRRVDAYRRRLTEQEEHDKRVAKEIADKLERDLQEQQQKELQQSELIAKQMQEIYVNLPPVPPPATRDKSRPPPRPAKKLSPEKYDQLVGNFGLVSGPGPGSGSAKEVERHMQEHADDIELYVDPCDYASLREIGLPLEEIQEMSKKLKQEQKDALLARRLQAIESKDCVRQEHRDRMLAIEAQDKELAKMLQDREKAKAKRAKEKARLRKSQQKEAAAAANGSLLCGTNSHCGPLMALPQDCLSNHTQAADIDVEAYSNPIDVLNNSREQRPHNGPLTNGSLTRDGGSNHSSMQRQQQQQRSLNMAPGRGEDDIYTLPVDSCRPGQRPVSLHMAAEAVQQLQAHNSMTRSEHYGSEAGSHDSSHHSGQDISPHMKYSKSGGNFGIYIKVPAPRRLTCQFRVRDDQIQVKIVRRSPRTTSARISEGSA; encoded by the exons ATGAATAATTTCACAACCACAACTGCAGCCGCTCCTCCGCCAGCCACAAAGGAATCGCTGCCCCGATCAGGACATGTTAATGAGG TGTGCAAGGAGTGGCTCGTGCGTGAGGATGGCGCCTTGGCTTACAAGCTGCAGTCCCAGGAGA TTAACGACTTTTACAAGGGAAATCGCTACAGAAATGCAGTGGTTCGGGAGGATTTCCCCACCGCCTTGCACGAGCAGatcaaggagaaggagcaggcCCAGAGGCGTGTGGATGCCTACAGGAGACGCCTAACAGAGCA GGAGGAACATGACAAGCGAGTGGCCAAAGAAATCGCTGACAAGCTGGAGCGCGAtctgcaggagcagcagcagaaggagctgcagcagaGCGAGCTGATAGCCAAGCAAATGCAG GAAATCTATGTAAATTTGCCACCTGTACCGCCGCCAGCCACACGCGACAAGAGCCGTCCTCCGCCCCGCCCTGCCAAA AAACTTTCGCCGGAGAAGTACGACCAGCTGGTGGGGAATTTCGGATTGGTTTCGGGACCGGGACCGGGATCGGGATCAGCCAAGGAGGTGGAGCGGCACATGCAGGAGCACGCCGACGATATTGAGCTCTACGTGGATCCCTGCGACTATGCCAGCCTGAGGGAGATCGGACTGCCGCTGGAGGAGATCCAGGAGATGAGCAAGAAGCTCAAGCAGGAGCAGAAAGATGCG TTGCTGGCTCGGAGACTGCAGGCTATCGAGTCCAAGGACTGTGTGCGCCAAGAGCACAGGGATCGCATGCTGGCCATAGAGGCCCAGGACAAGGAACTGGCAAAAATGCTACAGGACAGG GAGAAAGCCAAGGCCAAGAGGGCCAAGGAGAAAGCTCGTCTGCGAAAATCGCAGCAGAAGgaggccgccgccgccgccaatgGCAGCCTGCTCTGTGGGACCAACTCCCACTGTGGTCCACTGATGGCCCTGCCCCAGGACTGCCTCTCCAATCACACGCAGGCCGCAGACATTGACGTGGAGGCCTACTCGAATCCCATCGATGTGCTCAACAACAGTCGCGAACAGAGGCCGCACAACGGACCTCTGACGAATGGAAGCCTTACCCGGGATGGGGGATCCAATCACAGCTCCATGCagagacagcagcagcagcagaggagCCTGAACATGGCCCCCGGGCGGGGGGAGGATGACATCTACACACTGCCAGTGGACAGTTGCAGGCCGGGACAGAGGCCCGTGTCGTTGCATATGGCCGCGGAGGCGGTGCAGCAGCTGCAAGCCCACAATTCCATGACGAG ATCGGAGCACTATGGCTCCGAGGCCGGCTCCCATGACAGCTCTCATCACAGTGGGCAGGACATATCGCCGCACATGAAGTACTCCAAGTCCGGCGGCAATTttggtatatat ATCAAAGTGCCAGCCCCACGCCGCCTTACATGCCAATTCAGGGTACGCGACGATCAAATTCAAGTGAAGATCGTAAGAAGAAGTCCAAGGACAACAAGTGCACGCATCAGTGAGGGATCAGCATAG
- the LOC108074334 gene encoding uncharacterized protein isoform X2 codes for MNNFTTTTAAAPPPATKESLPRSGHVNEVCKEWLVREDGALAYKLQSQEINDFYKGNRYRNAVVREDFPTALHEQIKEKEQAQRRVDAYRRRLTEQEEHDKRVAKEIADKLERDLQEQQQKELQQSELIAKQMQEIYVNLPPVPPPATRDKSRPPPRPAKASIHQQQQPQQQHPEPSTSQQARYNHHHSHSQHFSQTDNYVGLSLIPNIVDLPATAATPTTSTSTPSPSRNAQAHHSLLAQQQPLHPSSSPARRPAGTHSTTPSSASTPNTTPQHSHTQQKQHSSAAGIDEVVDYADVADSIRDYNIAVVPPAAATSASVVDAAAKTAASSLQKQRSPSHENLLRTEPKFQKLSPEKYDQLVGNFGLVSGPGPGSGSAKEVERHMQEHADDIELYVDPCDYASLREIGLPLEEIQEMSKKLKQEQKDALLARRLQAIESKDCVRQEHRDRMLAIEAQDKELAKMLQDREKAKAKRAKEKARLRKSQQKEAAAAANGSLLCGTNSHCGPLMALPQDCLSNHTQAADIDVEAYSNPIDVLNNSREQRPHNGPLTNGSLTRDGGSNHSSMQRQQQQQRSLNMAPGRGEDDIYTLPVDSCRPGQRPVSLHMAAEAVQQLQAHNSMTRSEHYGSEAGSHDSSHHSGQDISPHMKYSKSGGNFGIYIKVPAPRRLTCQFRVRDDQIQVKIVRRSPRTTSARISEGSA; via the exons ATGAATAATTTCACAACCACAACTGCAGCCGCTCCTCCGCCAGCCACAAAGGAATCGCTGCCCCGATCAGGACATGTTAATGAGG TGTGCAAGGAGTGGCTCGTGCGTGAGGATGGCGCCTTGGCTTACAAGCTGCAGTCCCAGGAGA TTAACGACTTTTACAAGGGAAATCGCTACAGAAATGCAGTGGTTCGGGAGGATTTCCCCACCGCCTTGCACGAGCAGatcaaggagaaggagcaggcCCAGAGGCGTGTGGATGCCTACAGGAGACGCCTAACAGAGCA GGAGGAACATGACAAGCGAGTGGCCAAAGAAATCGCTGACAAGCTGGAGCGCGAtctgcaggagcagcagcagaaggagctgcagcagaGCGAGCTGATAGCCAAGCAAATGCAG GAAATCTATGTAAATTTGCCACCTGTACCGCCGCCAGCCACACGCGACAAGAGCCGTCCTCCGCCCCGCCCTGCCAAAGCAAGTattcaccagcagcagcagccgcagcagcagcatccagaGCCTAGCACCTCGCAGCAGGCCAGATACAACCACCACCACAGTCACAGTCAACACTTCTCACAAACAGACAACTATGTAGGATTATCGCTAATACCAAATATCGTAGACCTGCcagcgacagcagcaacaccgACCACAAGCACCAGCACTCCCAGTCCCAGTAGAAATGCACAGGCCCACCATTCCCTGTTG gcacagcagcagccgctaCATCCATCATCATCGCCGGCACGTCGACCTGCTGGAACACACTCCACAACTCCATCATCAGCTAGCACACCTAACACCACCCCACAGCACAGCCACACACAGCAGAAACAACACAGCTCGGCGGCTGGCATCGACGAGGTGGTGGACTATGCCGATGTTGCTGACAGCATACGCGACTACAACATTGCCGTTGtcccgccggcagcagcaacatcggcCAGCGTTGTCGATGCAGCTGCCAAGACAGCCGCGTCGTCACTCCAGAAACAGCGCTCCCCCTCCCATGAAAACCTCCTAAGAACCGAACCGAAATTTCAGAAACTTTCGCCGGAGAAGTACGACCAGCTGGTGGGGAATTTCGGATTGGTTTCGGGACCGGGACCGGGATCGGGATCAGCCAAGGAGGTGGAGCGGCACATGCAGGAGCACGCCGACGATATTGAGCTCTACGTGGATCCCTGCGACTATGCCAGCCTGAGGGAGATCGGACTGCCGCTGGAGGAGATCCAGGAGATGAGCAAGAAGCTCAAGCAGGAGCAGAAAGATGCG TTGCTGGCTCGGAGACTGCAGGCTATCGAGTCCAAGGACTGTGTGCGCCAAGAGCACAGGGATCGCATGCTGGCCATAGAGGCCCAGGACAAGGAACTGGCAAAAATGCTACAGGACAGG GAGAAAGCCAAGGCCAAGAGGGCCAAGGAGAAAGCTCGTCTGCGAAAATCGCAGCAGAAGgaggccgccgccgccgccaatgGCAGCCTGCTCTGTGGGACCAACTCCCACTGTGGTCCACTGATGGCCCTGCCCCAGGACTGCCTCTCCAATCACACGCAGGCCGCAGACATTGACGTGGAGGCCTACTCGAATCCCATCGATGTGCTCAACAACAGTCGCGAACAGAGGCCGCACAACGGACCTCTGACGAATGGAAGCCTTACCCGGGATGGGGGATCCAATCACAGCTCCATGCagagacagcagcagcagcagaggagCCTGAACATGGCCCCCGGGCGGGGGGAGGATGACATCTACACACTGCCAGTGGACAGTTGCAGGCCGGGACAGAGGCCCGTGTCGTTGCATATGGCCGCGGAGGCGGTGCAGCAGCTGCAAGCCCACAATTCCATGACGAG ATCGGAGCACTATGGCTCCGAGGCCGGCTCCCATGACAGCTCTCATCACAGTGGGCAGGACATATCGCCGCACATGAAGTACTCCAAGTCCGGCGGCAATTttggtatatat ATCAAAGTGCCAGCCCCACGCCGCCTTACATGCCAATTCAGGGTACGCGACGATCAAATTCAAGTGAAGATCGTAAGAAGAAGTCCAAGGACAACAAGTGCACGCATCAGTGAGGGATCAGCATAG
- the LOC108074334 gene encoding uncharacterized protein isoform X1, translated as MNNFTTTTAAAPPPATKESLPRSGHVNEVCKEWLVREDGALAYKLQSQEINDFYKGNRYRNAVVREDFPTALHEQIKEKEQAQRRVDAYRRRLTEQEEHDKRVAKEIADKLERDLQEQQQKELQQSELIAKQMQEIYVNLPPVPPPATRDKSRPPPRPAKASIHQQQQPQQQHPEPSTSQQARYNHHHSHSQHFSQTDNYVGLSLIPNIVDLPATAATPTTSTSTPSPSRNAQAHHSLLAQQQPLHPSSSPARRPAGTHSTTPSSASTPNTTPQHSHTQQKQHSSAAGIDEVVDYADVADSIRDYNIAVVPPAAATSASVVDAAAKTAASSLQKQRSPSHENLLRTEPKFQKLSPEKYDQLVGNFGLVSGPGPGSGSAKEVERHMQEHADDIELYVDPCDYASLREIGLPLEEIQEMSKKLKQEQKDALLARRLQAIESKDCVRQEHRDRMLAIEAQDKELAKMLQDRVSNHKLAHKEGIVNSKSIYFQEKAKAKRAKEKARLRKSQQKEAAAAANGSLLCGTNSHCGPLMALPQDCLSNHTQAADIDVEAYSNPIDVLNNSREQRPHNGPLTNGSLTRDGGSNHSSMQRQQQQQRSLNMAPGRGEDDIYTLPVDSCRPGQRPVSLHMAAEAVQQLQAHNSMTRSEHYGSEAGSHDSSHHSGQDISPHMKYSKSGGNFDQSASPTPPYMPIQGTRRSNSSEDRKKKSKDNKCTHQ; from the exons ATGAATAATTTCACAACCACAACTGCAGCCGCTCCTCCGCCAGCCACAAAGGAATCGCTGCCCCGATCAGGACATGTTAATGAGG TGTGCAAGGAGTGGCTCGTGCGTGAGGATGGCGCCTTGGCTTACAAGCTGCAGTCCCAGGAGA TTAACGACTTTTACAAGGGAAATCGCTACAGAAATGCAGTGGTTCGGGAGGATTTCCCCACCGCCTTGCACGAGCAGatcaaggagaaggagcaggcCCAGAGGCGTGTGGATGCCTACAGGAGACGCCTAACAGAGCA GGAGGAACATGACAAGCGAGTGGCCAAAGAAATCGCTGACAAGCTGGAGCGCGAtctgcaggagcagcagcagaaggagctgcagcagaGCGAGCTGATAGCCAAGCAAATGCAG GAAATCTATGTAAATTTGCCACCTGTACCGCCGCCAGCCACACGCGACAAGAGCCGTCCTCCGCCCCGCCCTGCCAAAGCAAGTattcaccagcagcagcagccgcagcagcagcatccagaGCCTAGCACCTCGCAGCAGGCCAGATACAACCACCACCACAGTCACAGTCAACACTTCTCACAAACAGACAACTATGTAGGATTATCGCTAATACCAAATATCGTAGACCTGCcagcgacagcagcaacaccgACCACAAGCACCAGCACTCCCAGTCCCAGTAGAAATGCACAGGCCCACCATTCCCTGTTG gcacagcagcagccgctaCATCCATCATCATCGCCGGCACGTCGACCTGCTGGAACACACTCCACAACTCCATCATCAGCTAGCACACCTAACACCACCCCACAGCACAGCCACACACAGCAGAAACAACACAGCTCGGCGGCTGGCATCGACGAGGTGGTGGACTATGCCGATGTTGCTGACAGCATACGCGACTACAACATTGCCGTTGtcccgccggcagcagcaacatcggcCAGCGTTGTCGATGCAGCTGCCAAGACAGCCGCGTCGTCACTCCAGAAACAGCGCTCCCCCTCCCATGAAAACCTCCTAAGAACCGAACCGAAATTTCAGAAACTTTCGCCGGAGAAGTACGACCAGCTGGTGGGGAATTTCGGATTGGTTTCGGGACCGGGACCGGGATCGGGATCAGCCAAGGAGGTGGAGCGGCACATGCAGGAGCACGCCGACGATATTGAGCTCTACGTGGATCCCTGCGACTATGCCAGCCTGAGGGAGATCGGACTGCCGCTGGAGGAGATCCAGGAGATGAGCAAGAAGCTCAAGCAGGAGCAGAAAGATGCG TTGCTGGCTCGGAGACTGCAGGCTATCGAGTCCAAGGACTGTGTGCGCCAAGAGCACAGGGATCGCATGCTGGCCATAGAGGCCCAGGACAAGGAACTGGCAAAAATGCTACAGGACAGGGTTAGCAACCACAAACTAGCCCACAAAGAAGGAATTGTTAACAGCAAATCGATATATTTTCAGGAGAAAGCCAAGGCCAAGAGGGCCAAGGAGAAAGCTCGTCTGCGAAAATCGCAGCAGAAGgaggccgccgccgccgccaatgGCAGCCTGCTCTGTGGGACCAACTCCCACTGTGGTCCACTGATGGCCCTGCCCCAGGACTGCCTCTCCAATCACACGCAGGCCGCAGACATTGACGTGGAGGCCTACTCGAATCCCATCGATGTGCTCAACAACAGTCGCGAACAGAGGCCGCACAACGGACCTCTGACGAATGGAAGCCTTACCCGGGATGGGGGATCCAATCACAGCTCCATGCagagacagcagcagcagcagaggagCCTGAACATGGCCCCCGGGCGGGGGGAGGATGACATCTACACACTGCCAGTGGACAGTTGCAGGCCGGGACAGAGGCCCGTGTCGTTGCATATGGCCGCGGAGGCGGTGCAGCAGCTGCAAGCCCACAATTCCATGACGAG ATCGGAGCACTATGGCTCCGAGGCCGGCTCCCATGACAGCTCTCATCACAGTGGGCAGGACATATCGCCGCACATGAAGTACTCCAAGTCCGGCGGCAATTttg ATCAAAGTGCCAGCCCCACGCCGCCTTACATGCCAATTCAGGGTACGCGACGATCAAATTCAAGTGAAGATCGTAAGAAGAAGTCCAAGGACAACAAGTGCACGCATCAGTGA